Proteins found in one Erythrobacter sp. 3-20A1M genomic segment:
- the fliE gene encoding flagellar hook-basal body complex protein FliE: MSGIGPTSGVQQVMDLRRQIMERSDALKTLNEATGKEVAQAAPTGTAPVGGGFADALKGAVESVSATQTRASDITAAYERGEVTDVAQVMLARQEAGIAFEATLQVRNKLLSAYQDIMRMGV; the protein is encoded by the coding sequence ATGAGCGGCATCGGACCCACCTCGGGCGTGCAGCAGGTGATGGACCTGCGCCGCCAGATCATGGAGCGCTCCGACGCGCTCAAGACGCTCAACGAAGCGACCGGGAAGGAGGTGGCGCAGGCTGCCCCTACCGGTACGGCCCCGGTCGGGGGCGGGTTCGCCGACGCGCTGAAAGGCGCGGTGGAATCCGTCAGCGCGACGCAGACACGCGCATCGGACATCACCGCCGCGTATGAACGCGGAGAAGTTACCGACGTCGCGCAGGTCATGCTGGCGCGTCAGGAAGCCGGAATAGCCTTCGAGGCAACCCTGCAGGTCCGCAACAAGCTGTTGTCGGCCTATCAGGACATCATGCGGATGGGTGTGTAA
- the fliF gene encoding flagellar basal-body MS-ring/collar protein FliF: protein MADLVPSGAGSTALAVPSPTGAGAPRASLLGAFTDPAYGSFGERLKAFTAQPAIRKSLPAIGVLGGLSALALLWVGLSQPPQRVLYGSLSDSERAEVASALDTGGIDYTIDNTTGMLTVGEDDLYRARMLVASNGALAAPESTSEMLDAIPLGSSRTLEGERVRNVRERELMMTIMEIDGVEAVRVHLATPERSVFVREQSAPSASVMVRMARGRNLSPDQVVAIGNLVAASVPGMSADAVRIVDQHGKLLSDRSTSDGSVGLDLQRQFEEKLRAQIAQLLVPIVGEGNFSSEVQVELDLDEMTSAQENYDKEGALRSETQSRSQQSGAGPAGGVPGVLANTPPAPNVLEEGPPQDTQVAGNPETSGESSARRTYELGRQVQVTTTTPGAVRRLSVAVALSSEALKTIKPASVKQIENLVAAAVGANPDRGDKVTVISSAFDPVVTEAPPFYETAWFGTILRNGIALLAVILGLIFGVRPLLRNLRRDRDEEEKDGDDTASPDLDSQSMIALRGATTQANLAHESVREQVELARRLAVEQPDQAAATLRRMLAAPVEAGR from the coding sequence ATGGCAGACCTCGTTCCTTCCGGCGCGGGCAGCACCGCTCTCGCCGTTCCGTCGCCCACTGGCGCGGGTGCGCCGCGCGCCTCGCTGCTGGGGGCCTTCACCGATCCGGCATACGGGTCTTTCGGCGAACGGCTGAAAGCCTTCACCGCGCAGCCCGCGATCCGCAAGAGCCTGCCCGCGATCGGTGTGCTCGGCGGCCTGTCGGCGCTGGCGCTGCTGTGGGTGGGGCTGTCGCAGCCGCCCCAGCGCGTGCTCTATGGCAGCCTGTCCGATTCCGAACGAGCCGAGGTCGCGAGTGCGCTCGACACGGGTGGCATCGACTACACCATCGACAACACCACGGGTATGCTGACCGTGGGCGAGGACGATCTCTATCGCGCGCGGATGCTCGTCGCCAGCAACGGCGCGCTGGCCGCGCCCGAAAGCACGTCCGAAATGCTCGACGCGATTCCCCTGGGATCGAGCCGCACGCTGGAGGGCGAGCGCGTACGCAACGTGCGCGAGCGTGAATTGATGATGACGATCATGGAGATCGACGGGGTCGAGGCGGTGCGGGTGCATCTTGCAACGCCCGAACGGTCTGTTTTCGTGCGCGAACAGTCCGCGCCCAGCGCCTCAGTCATGGTGCGCATGGCGCGCGGTCGAAACCTGTCTCCGGATCAGGTTGTCGCGATCGGCAATCTCGTAGCCGCCTCGGTTCCGGGGATGAGCGCCGATGCAGTGCGTATCGTGGATCAGCACGGCAAGCTGCTGTCCGACCGTTCCACCAGCGACGGTTCGGTCGGGCTCGACCTGCAACGCCAGTTCGAGGAAAAGCTCCGCGCCCAGATCGCGCAACTGCTGGTTCCGATCGTGGGCGAAGGCAATTTTTCGAGCGAGGTCCAGGTCGAACTGGACCTCGACGAGATGACCTCCGCGCAGGAGAATTACGACAAGGAGGGCGCGTTGCGCAGCGAGACCCAGTCGCGCTCGCAGCAGAGCGGGGCCGGTCCGGCGGGCGGGGTGCCCGGCGTTCTCGCTAATACGCCGCCCGCGCCGAACGTTCTTGAGGAGGGGCCGCCGCAGGATACGCAGGTTGCCGGCAATCCCGAGACTTCGGGCGAAAGCAGCGCGCGCCGCACCTACGAGCTGGGGCGTCAGGTCCAGGTGACCACGACCACGCCTGGCGCAGTGCGCCGCCTGTCCGTCGCGGTCGCACTTAGCTCAGAGGCGCTCAAGACGATCAAGCCCGCCAGCGTCAAGCAGATCGAAAATCTCGTGGCGGCAGCGGTCGGAGCCAATCCCGACCGCGGCGACAAGGTGACGGTCATCTCGAGCGCGTTCGACCCGGTCGTTACCGAAGCGCCTCCGTTCTACGAGACCGCATGGTTCGGCACCATCCTGCGCAACGGCATCGCACTGCTCGCGGTGATACTCGGTCTGATCTTCGGGGTGCGTCCCTTGCTGCGCAATCTGCGCCGCGACCGGGACGAGGAGGAGAAGGACGGGGACGATACCGCTAGCCCGGACCTCGACAGCCAGTCCATGATCGCCCTTCGCGGGGCCACCACGCAGGCCAATCTCGCGCATGAATCCGTGCGCGAGCAAGTCGAGCTGGCGCGTCGGCTGGCCGTCGAACAGCCCGATCAGGCTGCGGCCACATTGCGACGGATGCTGGCAGCTCCGGTGGAGGCGGGACGATGA
- a CDS encoding flagellar motor switch protein FliG: protein MSYPLPSSDFDRAAIIVMLFNEDEAAAILSRLEPEELHRLGEAMCALGEVDAPGIASALDRFIVEAARETLPVKDRPTQVRELMSRAVGSDKASHLMDRIAPNQVNRSLEIARWLAPQSLLTLIEDEPPQVIAVLLLLLDSDSAASLLAQLPMDKQPLIVERVARLGKVPTQAIVMLDAMLTRRISERFGQTPLSMGGAREAAELINRAEGNIEKLVMPSINSRDADLAREIEAELFTFDMLLKLDAMSIGRLLREVENDVLIDALKGLDEEDREPIFAAMSSRAADGVRDEIELRGRIRKADMMTAQRSIIATARQLAESGEIALGQSDGEYV from the coding sequence ATGAGCTATCCCCTTCCCTCAAGCGACTTCGATCGCGCGGCGATCATCGTGATGCTGTTCAACGAGGACGAGGCGGCTGCCATCCTCTCGCGGCTCGAACCGGAAGAGCTCCACCGCCTCGGCGAGGCCATGTGCGCGCTGGGCGAGGTGGACGCGCCCGGTATCGCTTCCGCGCTCGACCGCTTCATCGTGGAGGCGGCGCGCGAGACGCTGCCGGTGAAGGATCGCCCGACGCAGGTGCGCGAACTGATGTCGCGCGCGGTCGGGTCGGACAAGGCCAGTCACCTGATGGATCGCATCGCGCCGAACCAGGTCAATCGTTCGCTGGAAATCGCGCGCTGGCTGGCTCCGCAGAGCCTGTTGACCCTGATCGAGGACGAACCGCCGCAGGTCATCGCGGTGCTGCTGTTGCTGCTCGATTCCGATTCCGCCGCCAGCCTGCTGGCGCAGTTGCCGATGGACAAGCAGCCGCTGATCGTCGAGCGGGTGGCGCGGCTGGGCAAGGTTCCCACCCAGGCCATCGTCATGCTGGACGCGATGCTGACACGCCGCATCAGCGAACGCTTCGGCCAGACGCCGCTCAGCATGGGCGGCGCGCGCGAAGCGGCGGAACTGATCAATCGGGCCGAGGGCAATATCGAGAAGCTGGTGATGCCGTCGATCAACAGTCGCGATGCCGATCTGGCGCGCGAGATCGAGGCCGAGCTGTTCACTTTCGACATGCTGCTGAAACTCGACGCCATGTCGATCGGTCGCCTCCTGCGCGAAGTCGAGAACGACGTTCTCATCGATGCGCTGAAGGGTCTGGACGAGGAGGATCGCGAACCGATCTTCGCCGCCATGTCGTCGCGCGCGGCGGACGGGGTGCGCGACGAGATCGAATTGCGCGGCCGCATCCGCAAGGCGGATATGATGACCGCCCAGCGCAGCATCATTGCCACTGCGCGCCAACTGGCGGAAAGCGGCGAGATCGCTCTGGGACAAAGCGATGGCGAGTATGTTTGA
- a CDS encoding flagellar assembly protein FliH produces MASMFESLSHAPAGRPAWLAAFEQEANPFVPDSRFDGTMVVLAPPIEETTEADHAAALEAARNDGFAAGIAHASAQAQIEAEEVERSREKLRLSFQRLDETARRELADRLAETVVGLCEDALMPLTLDRERLQQRCFDAAERIGEAKEALTLMLHPDDTVALDPEFAAGWTIEADPMLERGALRLEGNDGGVSDGPMEWAAALRAAFAAC; encoded by the coding sequence ATGGCGAGTATGTTTGAATCGCTGTCACACGCGCCCGCCGGACGGCCCGCATGGCTAGCCGCGTTCGAGCAGGAGGCGAACCCGTTCGTTCCCGACTCCCGGTTCGACGGGACGATGGTCGTCCTCGCACCGCCGATCGAGGAAACCACGGAAGCCGATCACGCTGCGGCGCTCGAGGCCGCGCGCAATGATGGCTTCGCCGCCGGAATAGCGCATGCGAGCGCGCAGGCGCAGATCGAAGCCGAGGAAGTAGAGAGATCTCGCGAGAAGCTTCGCCTCTCGTTTCAGCGGCTCGACGAGACCGCACGGCGCGAGCTGGCCGATCGCCTGGCGGAGACCGTGGTGGGGCTGTGCGAGGACGCTTTGATGCCCTTGACGCTGGACCGCGAGCGGTTGCAGCAGCGCTGTTTCGACGCGGCGGAGCGGATTGGCGAAGCGAAGGAAGCGCTGACGCTGATGCTGCATCCCGACGATACTGTGGCGCTGGACCCCGAATTCGCGGCGGGCTGGACCATAGAGGCCGACCCGATGCTGGAACGCGGGGCGTTGCGGCTGGAAGGCAATGACGGCGGGGTCAGCGACGGGCCGATGGAATGGGCAGCGGCCCTGCGCGCCGCCTTTGCCGCGTGCTGA
- a CDS encoding FliI/YscN family ATPase, protein MLNLLSREIEGLKAAQPNLGSVAHGRVHSCNGGLIEVSGLPAPIGTIARVESEAGGEEAPAEVIGFRGGYSLMMLLGDTTRLKPGARVRAEGAPGMVQVGEEFIGRAVDARGRPIDGGPPIRARKAWPLGGHREAALERASVTDPFDTGIRAINALTTMGVGQRMGIMAGSGVGKSVLIDMIADGAQCDVAVVGLIGERAREVSDFVARHMQGETRERTVVVAVPADHAANLRLRGGRFATSLAEYFRAQGKRVLLILDSLTRVAHAAREVGLLLGEPGAARGYPPSALATITGLVERAGNSSTSGGAVTGLYTVLADGDDHNDPVVDTARAILDGHIVLSRDLAQRGQYPAIDIPASLSRVMTAVADEAHIEDARRFRALVADYEANRDLVLMGAYRQGADPAVDRAMQMHEALSAFLCQRASEKSDLAQSAQALSRIINGDG, encoded by the coding sequence GTGCTGAACCTCCTTTCGCGCGAAATCGAGGGCCTGAAGGCCGCGCAACCCAACCTGGGTAGCGTCGCCCATGGCCGCGTCCATTCCTGCAATGGCGGGCTGATCGAGGTGTCGGGACTGCCGGCACCGATCGGGACGATCGCGCGCGTGGAAAGCGAAGCCGGGGGCGAGGAAGCGCCAGCGGAAGTCATCGGCTTTCGCGGCGGATATTCGCTGATGATGCTGCTGGGCGATACCACGCGATTGAAGCCGGGGGCCCGCGTCCGCGCCGAAGGCGCGCCCGGAATGGTGCAGGTGGGCGAGGAATTCATCGGGCGGGCGGTCGATGCGCGCGGTCGCCCGATCGACGGAGGCCCACCGATCAGGGCGCGCAAGGCGTGGCCGCTGGGTGGGCACCGCGAGGCGGCGCTCGAACGCGCCTCCGTAACCGATCCCTTCGACACCGGCATTCGCGCGATAAATGCGCTCACCACGATGGGCGTGGGGCAGCGGATGGGGATCATGGCCGGATCGGGCGTCGGCAAGTCGGTCCTGATCGACATGATCGCCGATGGCGCGCAATGCGATGTCGCCGTGGTCGGCCTGATTGGCGAGCGCGCCCGCGAGGTTTCCGATTTTGTCGCGCGCCACATGCAGGGCGAGACGCGCGAGCGCACCGTGGTAGTGGCGGTACCTGCCGATCATGCCGCGAACCTGCGCCTCAGGGGCGGGCGGTTTGCCACTTCCCTGGCTGAATATTTCCGCGCGCAGGGAAAGCGGGTGCTGTTGATACTGGACAGCCTGACCCGTGTCGCGCACGCCGCGCGTGAAGTCGGGCTGCTGCTCGGCGAACCGGGTGCCGCCCGTGGCTATCCCCCTTCCGCCCTTGCCACCATAACCGGGCTGGTGGAGCGGGCGGGCAATTCCTCGACCTCGGGCGGAGCCGTCACCGGGCTCTACACCGTGCTCGCCGATGGCGACGACCATAACGACCCGGTGGTGGATACCGCTCGCGCGATCCTGGACGGCCATATCGTGCTGTCGCGCGATCTCGCCCAGCGGGGTCAGTATCCGGCGATCGACATTCCCGCTTCCCTCAGCCGGGTGATGACCGCGGTGGCGGATGAGGCGCATATCGAAGACGCGCGCCGCTTCCGTGCTCTGGTTGCGGATTACGAGGCGAACCGGGATCTCGTCCTTATGGGAGCCTATCGCCAAGGTGCCGATCCCGCGGTCGACCGGGCGATGCAGATGCACGAGGCTCTCTCGGCCTTCCTGTGCCAGCGCGCGAGCGAGAAGAGCGATCTGGCGCAGAGTGCGCAGGCTCTCTCCAGGATCATCAATGGCGATGGCTAG
- a CDS encoding flagellar basal body-associated FliL family protein encodes MAKNQDQTEKPKKGGKLKMAVGALALTGAGAGGAFAAVEMGLLGKSAAAHEPDMPKLLRKGEEDPYAPATKGGEHEAEIVDGEGGSEYRTSYYQFQDSFTSNLKASPALIQVTLAASTRRDGRVLQWLGKHDLALRSAMLVQLAETTEEQATSAAGKKDLQRRLTKAVNEVLTEREGFGGVDNIYFLGYLVQ; translated from the coding sequence ATGGCTAAAAACCAAGACCAGACCGAAAAACCCAAGAAAGGCGGCAAGCTCAAGATGGCGGTCGGCGCACTGGCGCTGACCGGCGCGGGTGCGGGCGGTGCCTTCGCCGCAGTGGAAATGGGCTTGCTGGGCAAATCCGCCGCGGCCCACGAGCCCGACATGCCCAAGCTTCTGCGCAAGGGTGAGGAGGATCCCTACGCCCCTGCAACCAAAGGTGGCGAGCACGAGGCCGAGATCGTCGATGGCGAGGGCGGGAGCGAATACCGGACCAGCTATTATCAGTTTCAGGACAGCTTTACGTCCAATCTGAAGGCTTCGCCGGCGCTCATCCAGGTAACCCTGGCCGCGTCCACCCGTCGGGACGGGCGCGTGCTGCAATGGCTCGGAAAGCACGACCTTGCCCTGCGCTCCGCGATGCTAGTCCAGCTTGCCGAAACCACCGAGGAACAGGCGACCAGTGCCGCGGGCAAGAAAGACCTGCAGCGCCGCCTGACCAAAGCCGTGAACGAGGTCCTGACCGAGCGCGAAGGCTTCGGCGGCGTCGATAACATCTATTTCCTCGGCTACCTCGTCCAGTGA
- a CDS encoding FliM/FliN family flagellar motor switch protein: protein MARHCAELFRADSGKDADGEGFAQFGADLARALAPGLGALLGATKLRVSCAAPTVRPVAELTGGANAISTAATIVFPAVGAQIVSTLDAKTLIALTDRLFGGDGIDADGDEPVELPLMADLVATQFRTLLGDAMQRALPSLGKAQIADNSRHSAFDTLGADESCTVLEFTVVQPDAPDWLLGLALRSGEKSRFAVRRTHADPTARKRTSDPLSGALAETPFDLVAVVAETTLPLSRVSAFKPGDIVPLPIARQVPLRVGDRVIAHGSVGSVDDRVALRVSTLS from the coding sequence GTGGCGCGGCACTGCGCAGAACTCTTTCGCGCCGATTCCGGGAAGGACGCGGATGGCGAGGGTTTCGCGCAGTTCGGGGCCGATCTCGCCCGCGCACTGGCACCGGGCCTGGGCGCTCTGCTCGGAGCGACCAAGCTGCGCGTGTCGTGCGCGGCGCCCACCGTGCGGCCGGTGGCCGAACTGACCGGCGGTGCGAACGCCATCTCCACCGCGGCGACGATCGTCTTTCCCGCGGTCGGAGCGCAGATCGTTTCGACCCTCGATGCGAAGACGCTGATCGCTCTGACGGACCGGCTGTTTGGCGGGGACGGAATCGATGCCGATGGCGACGAGCCGGTCGAACTGCCGCTGATGGCGGATCTGGTCGCGACACAGTTCCGCACGCTGCTGGGCGATGCCATGCAACGCGCGCTCCCGTCGCTCGGCAAGGCCCAGATCGCGGACAATTCGCGCCATTCGGCCTTCGACACGTTGGGTGCCGACGAAAGCTGCACGGTGCTGGAGTTCACCGTGGTGCAACCCGATGCCCCGGATTGGTTGCTGGGCCTGGCGCTGCGCAGTGGTGAAAAGTCCCGCTTCGCCGTGCGGCGGACGCACGCCGATCCCACCGCGCGCAAGCGGACGAGCGATCCCCTGTCGGGCGCGCTCGCCGAGACCCCGTTCGACCTGGTTGCGGTGGTGGCGGAAACCACGCTGCCGCTTTCGCGCGTGTCGGCGTTCAAACCGGGCGACATCGTTCCCCTGCCGATCGCACGCCAGGTGCCCCTGCGGGTCGGCGACCGCGTGATTGCACATGGCAGCGTCGGCAGCGTCGATGATCGCGTCGCCCTGCGCGTCAGCACCCTCTCCTGA
- a CDS encoding FliM/FliN family flagellar motor switch protein has product MTTRSLDLLRNVDVRLSVELGRTQVKLKDVLALGPDSVVPLDRMTDELLDVYVNGQAIAKAEIVTQGDRFALRIVKMAGDEDNDNPVSAEEAA; this is encoded by the coding sequence ATGACTACCCGTTCCCTCGATCTCCTGCGCAATGTCGACGTTCGCCTTTCGGTCGAACTCGGCCGCACGCAGGTCAAGCTGAAGGACGTGCTCGCGCTCGGCCCGGACAGCGTCGTGCCGCTGGACCGGATGACCGACGAACTGCTGGACGTCTATGTCAACGGGCAGGCCATAGCGAAGGCCGAGATCGTGACCCAGGGCGATCGCTTCGCGCTGCGCATCGTCAAGATGGCGGGCGATGAAGACAACGACAACCCCGTTTCGGCGGAAGAGGCCGCCTGA
- a CDS encoding flagellar biosynthetic protein FliO, translating into MAWYVVKLILMLALLGGMIWGSLWLTKRLQGRFVPAGRTKAARLIETTMLSPGVKLAVIEFHGREILVGSSRHGLTRLAEAEARPPVEPEDA; encoded by the coding sequence ATGGCCTGGTACGTCGTCAAGCTGATCCTGATGCTCGCCCTGCTGGGCGGGATGATCTGGGGCAGCCTGTGGCTTACCAAGCGGCTGCAGGGGCGCTTCGTCCCGGCGGGCCGGACGAAGGCGGCGCGTCTGATCGAAACGACGATGCTGTCGCCCGGCGTGAAGCTCGCGGTCATCGAATTCCATGGTCGAGAAATCCTCGTGGGCAGTTCCCGCCACGGCCTGACCCGCCTGGCTGAGGCCGAAGCGCGCCCGCCGGTGGAGCCCGAAGATGCGTAA
- the fliP gene encoding flagellar type III secretion system pore protein FliP (The bacterial flagellar biogenesis protein FliP forms a type III secretion system (T3SS)-type pore required for flagellar assembly.), whose translation MRKPLKRAAILTICMALVAFAAEPALAAPAGSVGGALERALGAADGQGQAPLTLSLQLLLIMALLTVLPALVLMMTSFTRIIIVLSILRQALGLQQSPPNQVLIGLSLFLSLFVMAPTLTTVNEQALQPYSAGTLSADQAIANAGDAFHAFMIRQTRTADITMFADIANSPKFESPQDIPFSILLPSFVTSELKTAFQIGFMLFLPFLVIDLVVSSVLMSLGMMMLSPTIVSLPFKLLLFVLIDGWSLLMGSLAMSFA comes from the coding sequence ATGCGTAAACCGCTGAAGCGCGCCGCCATACTGACAATTTGCATGGCTCTGGTCGCATTCGCCGCCGAGCCTGCACTGGCCGCCCCCGCCGGGTCCGTCGGCGGTGCGCTCGAGCGCGCGCTGGGCGCGGCGGATGGCCAGGGGCAGGCGCCGCTGACCCTCTCGCTGCAGCTGCTGCTGATTATGGCGCTGCTGACGGTGCTGCCCGCGCTGGTGCTGATGATGACCAGCTTCACGCGCATCATCATCGTGCTTTCGATTCTGCGCCAAGCTCTCGGGCTCCAGCAGTCGCCGCCCAATCAGGTGCTGATCGGCCTGTCGCTGTTCCTGTCGCTGTTCGTGATGGCGCCGACCCTGACCACGGTGAACGAACAGGCGCTGCAGCCCTATTCGGCCGGTACTTTGTCCGCCGATCAGGCGATCGCCAATGCGGGCGACGCCTTCCACGCCTTCATGATCCGGCAGACGCGCACCGCCGACATCACCATGTTCGCGGACATCGCCAATTCGCCCAAGTTCGAATCGCCGCAGGACATTCCGTTTTCGATCCTGCTGCCGTCGTTCGTGACCAGCGAACTAAAGACCGCGTTTCAGATCGGGTTCATGCTGTTCCTGCCGTTCCTTGTCATCGACCTCGTGGTGTCGAGCGTGCTGATGAGCCTTGGCATGATGATGCTGTCGCCGACGATCGTGTCCCTGCCGTTCAAGCTGTTGCTGTTCGTCCTGATCGACGGGTGGAGCCTGCTGATGGGCTCGCTCGCGATGAGTTTCGCCTGA
- the fliQ gene encoding flagellar biosynthesis protein FliQ: protein MNDSASLLALADRMLWTTALVAAPVLLAALAVGLLVGIIQAATSVNEQTLTFVPKLAIIALVLVLFGASMMGLISDFAREIFQQIAGIAS from the coding sequence ATGAACGATTCCGCTTCCCTTCTCGCGCTGGCCGACCGGATGCTGTGGACGACCGCGCTGGTCGCCGCGCCGGTGCTGCTGGCAGCCCTCGCGGTGGGCCTGTTGGTCGGCATCATCCAGGCGGCGACGTCGGTCAACGAACAGACGCTGACCTTCGTCCCCAAGCTGGCGATCATCGCGCTGGTCCTGGTGCTGTTCGGCGCGTCGATGATGGGTCTCATCAGCGATTTCGCGCGCGAGATATTCCAGCAGATCGCGGGGATCGCCAGCTGA
- the fliR gene encoding flagellar biosynthetic protein FliR yields MLPDFGFGNIEAELWKLIFISARIGAALVAAPIFGATSVPVQLRIIMAGAISVFVQIWVPVTTPADLFSLAALTALVSEIVIGLACGFVLQLSFAAPVLAAEQISGAMGMAIATAADPNTGGQSTALGQYFTLVLTLIFLAVGGHLLWLRLVIESYRALPPGGEWMSADQALVIAAFAGEMFATAVAIALPVTLALLLVQMVTGVLSRSAPSLNLFSLGLPAGVLAGIAALIAATPLITDQFVALSAQAIDQVGRIATP; encoded by the coding sequence ATGCTGCCCGATTTCGGTTTCGGCAATATCGAGGCGGAGTTGTGGAAGCTGATCTTCATCAGCGCCCGCATCGGTGCCGCGCTGGTTGCCGCGCCGATCTTCGGCGCGACCAGCGTGCCGGTGCAGCTGCGGATCATCATGGCCGGTGCGATCAGCGTGTTCGTGCAGATTTGGGTGCCGGTAACGACGCCGGCCGACCTCTTCTCGCTCGCCGCGCTGACCGCCTTGGTCAGTGAGATCGTGATCGGGCTCGCTTGCGGTTTCGTGCTGCAGTTGAGCTTCGCCGCGCCGGTCCTCGCGGCGGAGCAGATTTCGGGCGCGATGGGCATGGCGATCGCCACCGCCGCCGATCCCAACACCGGCGGCCAGTCGACCGCTCTGGGACAATATTTCACCCTCGTACTCACGTTGATCTTCCTCGCTGTGGGCGGGCACCTGCTGTGGCTGCGGCTCGTGATCGAGAGCTATCGCGCGCTGCCGCCGGGGGGCGAATGGATGAGCGCGGACCAGGCGCTCGTGATCGCCGCCTTCGCCGGTGAGATGTTCGCCACGGCGGTGGCGATCGCGCTGCCGGTCACGCTCGCGCTGCTGCTGGTACAGATGGTCACCGGCGTGCTGAGCCGTTCGGCTCCGTCGCTCAACTTGTTCTCCTTGGGGCTGCCCGCCGGTGTGCTGGCGGGTATCGCTGCCCTGATCGCGGCCACGCCACTCATCACCGACCAGTTCGTGGCCCTATCGGCGCAGGCGATCGATCAGGTCGGGAGGATCGCCACGCCATGA
- a CDS encoding flagellar biosynthesis protein FlhB yields the protein MSDQSGEKAFAPTEKRRRDAAQKGDVLRSKEVGTAVSVMVGAVWLIVAGPWLFGAMEEGARSSFSFDRAQLADFTPGDLMLDLLMSMLPPVVALGGCIMLATLVSQLLLGEGRFLAGNLKPKGSRINPGSGLKRMFGMQGLIELGKSLLKILLLGSIAWFWGGAHVMEVLSLGRGDLVGQLSTAWDAIARLLLLLAVGLVLIAFIDWPIQWIRRMGRLKMTHQEMRDEHKQSEGSPEKKAAIRQRQRQLARGGVANAVKDAQFILTNPSHFSVAMTYDPALAAAPVVLAKGRGEKALAMRELAAEHGVPVMEYPALARSVYFTTRENQMVREELYAAIASVLAFVMSLKRGDRVSRPTITVPSALQFDAEGRP from the coding sequence ATGAGCGACCAGTCCGGTGAAAAGGCCTTCGCCCCGACGGAGAAGCGCCGCCGCGACGCGGCGCAAAAGGGCGATGTCCTGCGCTCCAAGGAAGTGGGCACGGCGGTGTCCGTGATGGTGGGCGCGGTGTGGCTGATCGTGGCCGGCCCGTGGCTGTTCGGCGCGATGGAGGAGGGTGCGCGCAGCAGCTTCTCCTTCGACCGGGCGCAACTGGCCGACTTCACGCCGGGCGATCTGATGCTGGACCTGCTCATGTCGATGCTGCCGCCAGTGGTCGCGCTGGGCGGCTGCATCATGCTGGCGACGCTGGTGTCGCAGTTGCTGCTGGGGGAGGGCCGCTTCCTGGCGGGAAACCTGAAACCGAAGGGATCGCGCATCAACCCTGGATCGGGGCTGAAGCGGATGTTCGGAATGCAGGGCCTGATCGAACTCGGCAAGAGCCTGCTGAAGATACTGCTATTGGGCTCGATCGCCTGGTTCTGGGGCGGGGCGCATGTGATGGAGGTGCTGAGCCTCGGGCGCGGCGATCTGGTCGGGCAGCTGTCCACCGCGTGGGATGCAATCGCGCGGCTGCTGCTGCTGCTCGCCGTCGGGCTGGTGCTGATCGCCTTCATCGACTGGCCGATCCAGTGGATCCGGCGGATGGGCCGGCTCAAGATGACGCATCAGGAAATGCGCGACGAGCACAAGCAGAGCGAAGGCTCCCCCGAGAAAAAGGCCGCGATCCGGCAGCGGCAGAGGCAGCTCGCGCGCGGGGGCGTGGCGAATGCAGTCAAGGACGCGCAGTTCATCCTTACCAACCCCTCCCATTTTTCGGTCGCGATGACCTACGATCCCGCTCTCGCCGCCGCTCCGGTGGTGCTCGCGAAGGGTCGCGGAGAGAAGGCGCTGGCGATGCGCGAACTGGCCGCCGAACACGGCGTGCCGGTGATGGAATATCCCGCCCTCGCGCGCTCGGTCTACTTCACCACAAGGGAAAACCAGATGGTGCGCGAGGAGCTCTACGCAGCCATCGCCAGCGTGCTGGCCTTCGTGATGTCGCTGAAGCGTGGGGATCGCGTTTCCCGCCCAACGATCACGGTGCCATCGGCGCTGCAATTCGATGCCGAAGGACGCCCGTAA